The Sagittula sp. P11 genome window below encodes:
- a CDS encoding TIGR02302 family protein translates to MARPEPQHTPVTGLIRWPLRLTRLGMVAEAITRAFWPLWSVVFVALALLMLGLQDEVATEWVWAAGAVLALGGVAALVFGVRRMRWPSEGAALLRLDQTLKGNPIQASLDRQAVGAGDAASLAVWRAHQARMRARLAEARAVEPDLRVSRADPFALRYVAVLFLSVALLFGSFGRVQSVTNMGIGNGTAMQGPAWEGWMQPPAYTRLPSVYLNDITDPEIQAPEGAMITLRMYGEVGSLTVEETVSGRTLTDEEAQDTAQDFEVATSGRVALDGPGGREWQVAMIPDAGPAVRRDGDIEVSYEGEAQIPFTAEDDHGVVMGRARIVLDLAEVDRRYGRAIEPEAREQIEVPLPMPVAGDRTSLTEPLVANFSLHPWANLPVRLELEVEDARGQTALSEPEAITLPGRRFFDPVAAALIEERQALLWNRENAGYTAQILRAILNRPEDLFRKQVQAEQLKQILNRIEAQAMIGMTDTAQEEITQALWDLAIELEEGDLEDARQRMQRAQERLEEAMKNGASDQEIAELMQELREATRDYMRQLAQQQAREGNQGQQQQMDPSQMMEMTQDDIQRMMDRIQELMEEGRMAEAQEAMRQLQEMLENMQMTQGQGQGQSPGEQAMEGLSETLRDQQELSDEAFRELNQGQQGQQGQQGQQQGQQGQGQQGQGQPGEQQGQGQGQQQGENGQGGQQSLEEGLAERQRALRDELNRQRSNLPGQGSEAGEEAGRALERAEGAMDGAERALREGELGEAIDQQSQAMEALREGLRSLGEAMAEQQNQRSGEQGFAEGGDPQEQQDPLGRNSGTTGRVGTDEGLLQGEDVYRRAEELLGELRKRSGETERPQVERDYLERLLDRF, encoded by the coding sequence ATGGCTCGACCTGAACCGCAACACACCCCCGTCACAGGACTGATCCGCTGGCCGCTGCGCCTGACCCGTCTGGGCATGGTGGCGGAAGCGATCACCCGTGCGTTCTGGCCGCTGTGGTCCGTGGTCTTCGTCGCGCTGGCATTGCTGATGCTGGGCCTGCAGGACGAGGTGGCGACGGAATGGGTCTGGGCCGCGGGCGCGGTGCTGGCCCTTGGCGGTGTGGCGGCGCTGGTGTTCGGGGTCCGGCGGATGCGCTGGCCGTCCGAGGGGGCGGCGCTGCTGCGGCTGGACCAGACGCTGAAGGGCAACCCGATCCAGGCCTCGCTCGACCGGCAGGCGGTGGGCGCGGGCGACGCGGCCTCTCTGGCGGTGTGGCGCGCGCACCAGGCGCGGATGCGGGCGCGGCTGGCAGAGGCGCGCGCGGTGGAGCCGGACCTGCGCGTGTCACGGGCCGATCCCTTCGCGTTGCGCTACGTGGCGGTGCTGTTCCTGTCGGTGGCGCTGCTGTTCGGGTCCTTCGGGCGCGTGCAGTCGGTCACCAACATGGGGATCGGCAACGGCACGGCGATGCAGGGGCCGGCGTGGGAAGGCTGGATGCAGCCGCCCGCTTACACCCGTCTGCCGTCCGTCTACCTCAACGACATCACCGACCCGGAGATCCAGGCGCCCGAGGGGGCGATGATCACGCTCAGGATGTATGGCGAGGTCGGATCGCTGACGGTCGAGGAGACGGTCTCGGGCCGGACCCTGACCGACGAGGAGGCGCAGGACACGGCGCAGGATTTCGAGGTCGCCACCTCCGGGCGCGTGGCGCTGGACGGACCCGGCGGGCGCGAGTGGCAGGTGGCGATGATCCCCGACGCCGGGCCCGCGGTGCGACGCGACGGCGACATCGAGGTGAGCTACGAGGGCGAGGCGCAGATCCCCTTCACCGCGGAGGACGACCATGGTGTCGTGATGGGCCGGGCGCGGATCGTGCTGGACCTGGCGGAGGTCGACCGGCGCTATGGCCGCGCGATCGAGCCGGAGGCGCGCGAGCAGATCGAGGTGCCGCTGCCGATGCCGGTGGCGGGCGACCGGACCTCCTTGACCGAGCCGCTGGTGGCGAATTTCTCGCTGCACCCCTGGGCGAACCTGCCGGTCAGGCTGGAGCTGGAGGTTGAGGATGCGCGCGGCCAGACGGCGCTGTCGGAGCCGGAGGCGATCACCTTGCCGGGGCGCCGGTTCTTCGACCCCGTCGCGGCGGCGCTGATCGAGGAGCGGCAGGCGCTGCTGTGGAACCGCGAGAACGCGGGCTACACGGCGCAGATCCTGCGGGCGATCCTGAACCGGCCCGAGGACCTGTTCCGCAAGCAGGTGCAGGCCGAGCAGCTGAAGCAGATCCTGAACCGGATCGAGGCGCAGGCGATGATCGGCATGACCGACACGGCGCAGGAAGAGATCACGCAGGCGCTCTGGGATCTGGCGATCGAGCTGGAGGAAGGCGACCTGGAGGATGCGCGGCAGCGGATGCAGCGGGCGCAGGAGCGTCTGGAAGAGGCGATGAAGAACGGCGCCTCGGACCAGGAGATCGCCGAGCTGATGCAGGAGCTGCGCGAGGCGACCCGCGATTACATGCGGCAACTGGCGCAGCAGCAGGCGCGCGAGGGGAACCAGGGCCAGCAGCAGCAGATGGATCCGTCCCAGATGATGGAGATGACGCAGGATGACATCCAGCGCATGATGGACCGGATCCAGGAGCTGATGGAGGAAGGCCGGATGGCCGAGGCGCAGGAAGCCATGCGCCAGCTTCAGGAAATGCTGGAGAACATGCAGATGACCCAGGGCCAGGGGCAGGGCCAGTCCCCGGGCGAGCAGGCCATGGAGGGCCTGTCGGAGACGCTGCGCGACCAGCAGGAGCTGTCGGACGAGGCGTTCCGCGAACTGAACCAGGGTCAGCAGGGCCAACAGGGTCAGCAAGGCCAGCAGCAGGGGCAACAGGGCCAAGGCCAGCAGGGTCAGGGCCAGCCCGGAGAGCAGCAAGGGCAGGGCCAGGGCCAGCAGCAGGGCGAGAACGGCCAGGGCGGCCAGCAGTCGCTGGAAGAAGGGTTGGCCGAACGGCAGCGCGCCCTGCGCGACGAGCTGAACCGCCAGCGGTCGAACCTGCCGGGGCAGGGCTCTGAAGCGGGTGAAGAGGCCGGACGCGCGCTGGAGCGGGCCGAAGGCGCCATGGACGGTGCGGAACGCGCGCTGCGCGAGGGCGAGCTGGGCGAGGCCATCGACCAGCAGAGCCAGGCGATGGAAGCGCTGCGCGAGGGTCTGCGGAGCCTTGGCGAGGCCATGGCCGAACAGCAGAACCAGCGGTCCGGCGAGCAGGGCTTTGCCGAGGGCGGCGACCCGCAGGAACAGCAGGACCCGCTCGGGCGGAACTCCGGCACCACGGGCCGGGTCGGCACCGACGAGGGCCTGTTGCAGGGCGAGGATGTGTATCGCCGCGCCGAGGAACTGCTGGGCGAGCTGCGCAAGCGGTCGGGCGAGACGGAGCGTCCGCAGGTGGAACGCGACTACCTCGAACGGCTGCTGGACCGCTTCTGA
- the lysA gene encoding diaminopimelate decarboxylase, translating to MDHFLYRDGELFAEDVPVAEIARAVETPFYLYSHATLVRHFRLFDEALSWGPHMVCYAVKAASNQAILTALAAEGAGMDVVSGGEYARAKAAGVPGDRIVFSGVGKTRGEIRAALEGGIRQFNVESEPEMQVISEVASSMGVVAPIAVRVNPDVDAKTHAKIATGKSENKFGIPIARAKEVYAEAAALPGLKVVGIDVHIGSQLTQLEPFEMAYRKVAELTEVLRAEGHTIERLDLGGGLGIPYARSNEAPPLPTDYGAMVQRTVGHLGVEVEIEPGRLIAGNAGILVSRVIYVKNGEGRDFLILDAAMNDLIRPAMYDAYHDIVPVIESEAGVEQVAYDVVGPVCETGDTFAKGRTMPPLASGDLVAFRSAGAYGAVMSSEYNTRPLVPEIMAKGDQFAVIRARPSFDDMINRDTVPEWL from the coding sequence TTGGATCATTTCCTGTATCGCGACGGTGAGTTGTTTGCCGAGGACGTGCCCGTCGCGGAGATCGCGCGGGCGGTGGAGACGCCGTTCTACCTGTACTCCCACGCGACGCTGGTGCGGCATTTCCGGCTGTTCGACGAGGCGCTGTCCTGGGGACCGCACATGGTGTGCTACGCCGTGAAGGCCGCCTCGAACCAGGCGATCCTGACGGCGCTGGCCGCCGAGGGCGCGGGCATGGACGTGGTGTCCGGCGGGGAATACGCGCGGGCCAAGGCCGCCGGCGTGCCGGGAGACCGGATCGTGTTTTCCGGCGTGGGCAAGACGCGCGGCGAGATCCGCGCGGCGCTGGAAGGCGGCATCCGGCAGTTCAACGTCGAGAGCGAGCCGGAGATGCAGGTGATTTCCGAGGTCGCCTCGTCGATGGGCGTCGTGGCGCCCATCGCGGTACGGGTGAACCCGGACGTCGATGCAAAGACCCATGCGAAGATCGCCACCGGCAAGAGCGAGAACAAGTTCGGCATCCCCATCGCGCGGGCGAAGGAGGTCTATGCCGAGGCGGCGGCCCTGCCGGGGCTGAAGGTCGTGGGCATCGACGTGCACATCGGGTCGCAGCTGACGCAGCTCGAACCGTTCGAGATGGCCTATCGCAAGGTCGCGGAGCTGACGGAAGTTCTGCGCGCCGAGGGGCATACCATCGAGCGGCTGGATCTTGGCGGCGGACTGGGCATCCCCTACGCGCGGTCGAACGAGGCGCCGCCGCTTCCCACGGATTACGGCGCGATGGTGCAGCGCACGGTCGGGCACCTGGGCGTCGAGGTGGAGATCGAGCCGGGGCGGCTGATCGCGGGGAACGCGGGCATCCTCGTCAGCCGGGTGATCTACGTGAAGAACGGCGAGGGGCGGGATTTCCTGATCCTCGACGCGGCGATGAACGACCTGATCCGGCCCGCCATGTACGACGCCTATCACGACATCGTGCCGGTGATCGAGTCGGAGGCCGGGGTGGAGCAGGTGGCCTACGACGTGGTCGGGCCGGTCTGCGAGACGGGCGACACCTTTGCCAAGGGGCGGACCATGCCGCCGCTGGCCTCCGGCGACCTCGTGGCGTTCCGGTCGGCGGGCGCCTATGGCGCGGTGATGTCGAGCGAATACAACACCCGTCCGCTGGTGCCCGAAATCATGGCAAAGGGCGATCAATTCGCTGTCATCCGGGCGCGGCCGAGCTTTGACGACATGATAAATCGCGATACTGTTCCTGAATGGTTGTGA
- a CDS encoding DUF2834 domain-containing protein, with translation MLRVLWLVLAVWGAVHPMYWFVSFLAANGWDLGAMIDAWYVNDSTRGLTWDLTIAAVVLTVWVLAEVSVRRNWEALLAIPATFLIGVSCGFPLYLWFRSRPVA, from the coding sequence ATGCTGCGCGTGCTCTGGCTGGTGCTGGCGGTCTGGGGCGCGGTGCATCCGATGTACTGGTTCGTCAGTTTCCTTGCCGCCAACGGCTGGGACCTGGGCGCGATGATCGACGCCTGGTACGTGAACGATTCGACGCGCGGCCTGACCTGGGACCTGACGATCGCGGCGGTGGTGCTGACCGTCTGGGTGCTGGCGGAGGTGTCCGTGCGGCGCAACTGGGAGGCGCTGCTGGCGATCCCGGCGACCTTCCTGATCGGGGTGAGCTGCGGTTTTCCGCTGTACCTGTGGTTCCGGTCGCGGCCCGTGGCCTGA
- a CDS encoding argininosuccinate lyase: MKFRVMLVVALVALAGCGADGDPIPPEKDEPAGPGLSFKVNGKVEMGITG, encoded by the coding sequence ATGAAGTTTCGCGTGATGCTGGTGGTGGCGCTGGTGGCGCTTGCGGGCTGCGGCGCCGACGGCGATCCGATCCCGCCGGAGAAGGATGAACCTGCGGGGCCGGGGCTGAGTTTCAAGGTCAACGGCAAGGTCGAGATGGGGATCACGGGCTGA
- the argH gene encoding argininosuccinate lyase encodes MTDKTSNQMWGGRFAAGPDAIMEAINASIGFDQRLAAQDVAGSRAHAAMLAAQGIISDSDAEAIREGLLTVLSEIESGRFVFSTALEDIHMNVEARLKEIVGEPAGRLHTARSRNDQVAVDFRLWVRDQLDAAESGLLALMRALVGQAEAGADWVMPGFTHLQTAQPVTWGHHMMAYVEMFGRDLGRVRDARVRMNESPLGAAALAGTGFPIDRHATAEALGFDRPMANSLDAVSARDFALEFLSVASISAMHLSRFAEELVIWSSAQFRFVTLSDRFSTGSSIMPQKKNPDAAELIRAKIGRIFGANVALMMVMKGLPLAYSKDMQEDKEQVFDAADNWMLALAAMEGMVRDMSANVPALETAAASGFSTATDLADWLVRETGLPFRDAHHVTGALVAKAEAQGCDLPDLSLEEMQAVHGKIDASVYDVLGVHNSVRSRMSYGGTAPEQVRAQVAAWKERLA; translated from the coding sequence ATGACGGACAAGACCTCGAACCAGATGTGGGGCGGCCGCTTTGCCGCCGGGCCGGATGCCATCATGGAGGCGATCAACGCCTCCATCGGGTTCGACCAGCGGCTCGCGGCGCAGGATGTCGCCGGTTCGAGGGCCCATGCCGCCATGTTGGCCGCGCAGGGCATCATAAGTGATAGCGACGCGGAGGCGATCCGGGAAGGATTGCTCACGGTTTTGTCAGAGATCGAGTCCGGCCGCTTCGTGTTTTCCACCGCGCTGGAGGACATCCACATGAACGTGGAGGCGCGGCTGAAGGAGATCGTGGGCGAACCGGCGGGGCGGCTGCACACGGCGCGTTCGCGCAACGACCAGGTGGCGGTGGATTTCCGGCTGTGGGTGCGCGATCAGCTGGATGCGGCGGAGAGCGGGCTGCTGGCGCTGATGCGGGCGCTGGTGGGCCAGGCGGAGGCCGGGGCGGATTGGGTCATGCCGGGGTTCACGCACCTGCAGACCGCGCAGCCGGTGACCTGGGGGCATCACATGATGGCCTATGTCGAGATGTTCGGACGGGACCTGGGCCGGGTGCGCGATGCGCGGGTGCGGATGAACGAGTCGCCGCTGGGGGCCGCGGCGCTGGCGGGGACGGGTTTCCCCATCGACCGGCACGCGACGGCAGAGGCGCTGGGGTTCGACCGGCCGATGGCCAATTCGCTGGACGCGGTGAGCGCGCGGGATTTCGCGCTGGAGTTCCTGTCGGTGGCGTCGATCTCGGCCATGCATTTGTCGCGCTTTGCCGAGGAGCTGGTGATCTGGTCGTCGGCGCAGTTCCGGTTTGTCACCCTGTCGGACCGGTTCTCGACCGGGTCGTCGATCATGCCGCAGAAGAAGAACCCCGATGCGGCGGAGCTGATCCGTGCGAAGATCGGGCGGATCTTCGGGGCGAACGTGGCGCTGATGATGGTGATGAAGGGGCTGCCCTTGGCCTATTCCAAGGACATGCAGGAGGACAAGGAGCAGGTCTTCGACGCCGCCGACAACTGGATGCTGGCGCTGGCGGCGATGGAGGGCATGGTCCGCGACATGAGCGCGAATGTCCCGGCGCTGGAGACGGCGGCGGCGAGCGGGTTCTCGACCGCGACGGACCTGGCGGACTGGCTGGTGCGGGAGACCGGGCTGCCGTTCCGCGACGCGCATCACGTCACCGGCGCGCTGGTGGCGAAGGCCGAGGCGCAGGGCTGCGACCTGCCGGACCTCTCGCTGGAGGAGATGCAGGCGGTGCATGGCAAGATCGACGCATCCGTGTACGATGTGCTGGGCGTGCACAATTCGGTCCGGTCGCGGATGAGCTACGGCGGGACCGCGCCGGAGCAGGTGCGCGCGCAGGTGGCGGCATGGAAGGAGCGTTTGGCATGA
- a CDS encoding TlpA disulfide reductase family protein, with protein sequence MKRFALAALYTALTALANPSLADVDAAKAAATGDMKKMVFHDSPKEAGTVDFMTFDEAPLNLSDWQGKWVLVNFWATWCAPCRHEMPMLSQLQSELGGDSFEVVTIATSRNPPAKIEGFFEEIGVTNLPLHRDPQSMLARQMGVLGLPVTVVLNPEGQEVARLTGDADWSGEHAKTLLAALMGGTG encoded by the coding sequence ATGAAACGTTTCGCTCTCGCGGCTCTCTATACCGCCCTCACGGCGCTGGCAAATCCGTCGCTGGCCGACGTCGACGCCGCGAAGGCCGCCGCCACCGGCGACATGAAGAAGATGGTCTTCCACGACAGCCCGAAGGAGGCGGGCACCGTCGACTTCATGACCTTCGACGAAGCGCCCCTGAACCTCTCCGACTGGCAGGGCAAATGGGTGCTGGTGAACTTCTGGGCCACCTGGTGCGCCCCCTGCCGGCACGAGATGCCGATGCTCAGCCAACTCCAGTCCGAGCTCGGCGGCGACAGCTTCGAGGTCGTGACCATCGCCACCTCCCGCAATCCCCCCGCCAAGATCGAGGGCTTCTTCGAGGAAATCGGCGTCACCAACCTGCCGCTGCACCGCGACCCGCAATCCATGCTGGCCCGGCAGATGGGCGTCCTCGGCCTGCCGGTCACGGTCGTCCTGAACCCCGAAGGACAGGAGGTCGCCCGCCTCACCGGCGATGCCGACTGGTCCGGCGAGCACGCAAAGACCCTTCTTGCGGCCCTCATGGGCGGCACAGGCTGA